In one Vibrio sp. VB16 genomic region, the following are encoded:
- a CDS encoding zinc ABC transporter substrate-binding protein has product MKSSLFLLTMLSPLSYATTVITSIKPFQLIAIEITQGITEPKSLISSTASPHDYAMKPSDLKTVKRADLVIWFGPELEPFLEKVLLGSENSLQLSESDIAIDEHDDSDEASHEGHDHGRVDPHIWLGPTLVKQIASVITLKLSEIDQENAVQYQANFAQFVSNLDKSITKITADLAPYKNKGYYVFHDAYGYFESYFQLNKIGYFTLSPDRKPGAKTLIQIRSALKNGAASCVFSEPQFKPATVESVIRGSDVFVGVLDPLATDFEPTSGAYFRFIEGLASAYKECLSY; this is encoded by the coding sequence ATCAAGTCCTCTCTATTTTTGCTAACAATGTTATCTCCGTTGAGTTATGCGACAACGGTTATTACAAGCATTAAGCCGTTTCAACTAATCGCAATAGAGATCACTCAAGGTATTACAGAACCAAAATCGTTAATCAGTTCGACAGCATCTCCGCACGATTATGCGATGAAACCCTCTGATCTAAAGACGGTAAAACGCGCTGATCTCGTTATCTGGTTTGGGCCCGAGTTAGAACCGTTTTTAGAGAAAGTGTTGTTAGGGTCAGAGAACTCGCTTCAGTTATCTGAAAGTGATATCGCGATTGATGAGCATGACGATTCTGACGAAGCATCACATGAAGGACATGACCATGGACGTGTTGATCCACATATCTGGCTTGGTCCAACACTCGTCAAGCAAATAGCGAGTGTAATTACGTTGAAGCTGTCGGAAATAGATCAGGAAAACGCCGTTCAGTATCAAGCTAATTTCGCTCAATTCGTTTCCAATTTGGATAAGAGTATCACCAAGATAACCGCCGATCTTGCTCCGTATAAAAACAAAGGTTACTACGTATTTCATGACGCCTATGGATACTTCGAATCCTATTTTCAACTGAATAAAATTGGGTACTTTACGCTTTCTCCAGACAGAAAACCCGGAGCAAAAACCTTGATCCAGATCCGTAGTGCACTGAAAAACGGTGCCGCATCTTGCGTGTTCTCCGAACCCCAATTTAAGCCAGCCACTGTGGAGTCTGTCATACGTGGAAGCGATGTATTTGTTGGCGTGCTCGACCCATTAGCCACCGATTTTGAACCAACGAGTGGTGCCTATTTTAGATTTATTGAAGGGTTAGCAAGCGCTTACAAAGAGTGCTTGTCATATTAA
- the znuB gene encoding zinc ABC transporter permease subunit ZnuB: MIEFLLPAIFAGLGIAIIAGPLGSFVVWRRMAYFGDTLAHASLLGLALGVLLDINIYLALLVCCLAIALILVTLQKRQLVGTDTLLGILAHSALSLGLVSISFLDDVRIDLMSYLFGDLLSVSPSDIYFIYLGVIVISVILYYFWQPLLSTTVSEELAAVEGTNVDLMRLILMLLIGTVIAVGMKFVGALIITSLLIIPSATARKFSSTPEQMVFLSSLIGCVSVLLGIALSWHYDTPAGPSVVVSAAVLFMLSQFKKSAE, encoded by the coding sequence ATGATTGAGTTTTTGCTTCCCGCTATTTTCGCTGGATTGGGTATCGCCATCATAGCCGGACCATTAGGGTCTTTTGTTGTGTGGCGTCGTATGGCGTATTTTGGGGATACGTTAGCCCATGCATCACTGCTTGGCTTAGCGCTTGGTGTACTTTTAGATATCAATATCTACCTTGCACTTCTTGTTTGCTGCCTAGCCATAGCTCTCATTTTAGTCACCTTACAAAAGCGCCAACTCGTTGGGACAGATACCTTACTTGGTATCCTTGCGCACAGTGCTTTATCTTTAGGTTTGGTCTCTATTAGTTTTCTAGATGATGTACGAATAGACCTAATGAGTTACCTGTTTGGCGACCTGCTTTCGGTTTCCCCGTCGGACATCTATTTTATCTACCTTGGCGTCATCGTCATCTCAGTTATTCTTTACTATTTTTGGCAGCCATTGTTGTCGACAACAGTAAGTGAAGAGCTTGCCGCTGTTGAGGGTACCAATGTCGATCTTATGCGACTTATATTGATGCTACTTATCGGCACTGTCATCGCCGTAGGGATGAAGTTTGTTGGCGCATTGATTATTACGTCCCTGCTTATCATTCCTTCTGCTACCGCAAGGAAGTTCTCTAGTACACCAGAGCAAATGGTTTTCTTGTCATCCTTAATTGGTTGCGTTTCTGTGTTGCTAGGTATCGCGCTTTCGTGGCATTACGATACGCCGGCCGGCCCTTCTGTCGTGGTTTCTGCTGCAGTGCTGTTTATGCTGTCTCAATTTAAGAAGTCAGCTGAATAA
- a CDS encoding VC2046/SO_2500 family protein: protein MQLTTTDTSEPVTLAVINELQVGDNICAAVKQHRRADFALLVAMFSEDIRETVSITPVDLTSNSESELRDKLQVPISAELRSNQESYLKGARISEQFHQGGLQSARLQSGLNPDSLAYLTEHTHDLGEDVYRNLSFHTKRALNSTPAPTLNDHLYQKLVINQMRSQINHSV, encoded by the coding sequence ATGCAGTTAACCACAACGGACACATCAGAACCGGTCACCCTAGCAGTTATCAATGAACTGCAAGTGGGTGACAATATCTGTGCCGCCGTTAAACAGCATCGCCGAGCCGACTTCGCTCTGTTAGTCGCGATGTTTTCCGAAGATATTCGCGAAACGGTATCTATTACTCCTGTCGACCTAACGTCCAATTCAGAATCAGAGTTAAGAGACAAACTGCAGGTTCCTATCAGTGCTGAGCTGCGTTCGAATCAAGAAAGCTATCTCAAAGGGGCCAGAATATCTGAGCAATTTCACCAAGGTGGATTACAAAGCGCCAGATTGCAAAGCGGGTTGAACCCCGATTCGTTAGCTTATTTGACTGAGCACACACACGACTTAGGTGAAGATGTTTATCGAAACCTGTCTTTCCACACGAAAAGAGCGCTTAATAGCACCCCAGCACCGACCCTCAACGATCACCTCTATCAAAAACTTGTTATTAACCAGATGAGAAGCCAGATAAACCACTCTGTGTAA
- the znuC gene encoding zinc ABC transporter ATP-binding protein ZnuC produces the protein MTSLVRMKNISVQFDDRDVLDNISLEINTNEITTIIGPNGAGKSTLIKALLGLVKPYKGQIEKKKKLTIGYVPQKLKLNDTLPLHVDRFLKLAGKYSKQERITALKLVGAEHLARNDMHRLSGGENQRVLLARALLLRPELLVLDEPAQGVDVQGQIELYNLIETIRHRFQCAVLMISHDLHLVMAKTDKVICINHHVCCSGEPETISTHPSYVALFGRPNDESLAFYHHSHSGHHDLSGYPKEKGDCCSENHEVAHRHD, from the coding sequence ATGACCTCGCTTGTCAGGATGAAAAATATTAGTGTTCAGTTTGATGACCGTGATGTGTTAGACAACATTAGTTTAGAGATAAACACCAACGAAATAACCACCATTATCGGGCCGAATGGCGCCGGAAAATCGACGTTAATTAAAGCGCTTCTTGGATTGGTAAAGCCTTACAAAGGTCAGATAGAAAAGAAGAAAAAACTCACTATTGGTTACGTCCCTCAAAAACTCAAATTGAATGACACTTTACCGCTACACGTTGACCGGTTTCTTAAGTTAGCCGGAAAATATAGCAAGCAAGAAAGGATTACCGCACTCAAACTAGTCGGCGCAGAACATTTAGCTAGAAACGACATGCATCGGTTATCTGGAGGCGAAAACCAACGGGTTCTTCTTGCGAGAGCGCTGTTATTGAGGCCTGAACTTCTGGTTTTAGATGAACCCGCACAAGGTGTCGATGTTCAAGGACAAATTGAGTTATACAACCTGATAGAAACCATACGACACCGTTTTCAATGTGCAGTACTGATGATCTCGCATGACCTACATTTGGTTATGGCCAAAACAGATAAAGTTATCTGTATCAACCACCATGTTTGTTGCTCTGGTGAACCCGAAACAATCAGTACCCACCCATCTTATGTCGCCTTATTTGGCAGGCCAAACGATGAGTCCCTCGCTTTTTATCATCACTCTCATAGCGGACACCACGATTTGTCCGGCTATCCAAAAGAGAAAGGTGATTGTTGTTCTGAAAACCATGAGGTAGCTCACCGTCATGATTGA
- a CDS encoding FeoA family protein: MKLSELKDGESAKIRAFSNLTLELRKKLMVMGVLPNTEVKVIRRAPMGDPIQVRVRGMSLAVRKNIASEIDVEAI; encoded by the coding sequence ATGAAACTATCAGAATTGAAAGATGGTGAAAGCGCAAAAATTAGGGCGTTTTCAAATCTGACATTAGAGTTACGAAAAAAACTGATGGTGATGGGCGTGCTTCCGAACACTGAGGTGAAAGTGATTCGCCGCGCACCAATGGGTGACCCTATTCAGGTTCGAGTTAGAGGAATGTCTCTAGCAGTACGTAAAAATATTGCTTCAGAAATTGATGTCGAGGCAATCTAA
- the feoB gene encoding Fe(2+) transporter permease subunit FeoB: MQTEYKILTVGNPNSGKTTLFNALTGAKQQVGNWPGVTVEKKTGFLYHSGNKFSLTDLPGIYALDSGNDANSIDESIASRSVLTHPADLIINVVDASCLERSLYTTLQLRELGRPMIVVLNKMDTLSRERQVLDVKALEKTLGCPVLTLSANDQQQVNKFKVKLHKILLQGVALSVHNLDYGNDLEQAIGTLALIWNEETVSSRALAIRALENDALILNSLTEEDRAKVRQTILSVEIDIDLQVADTKYSFIHNELKHIRKSEGKLSRSFTEKADLFILNKWVGVPFFFVVMYLMFMFSINIGSAFIDFFDISVGALLVDGGHYLLDAHLPIWLVTLIADGVGGGIQTVATFIPVIAALYLFLAVLESSGYMARAAFVLDKVMQKIGLPGKAFVPLVLGFGCNVPSIMATRTLDQERERKLAASMAPFMSCGARLPVYALFAAAFFPGSGQNVVFALYILGILAAVATGMLLKKTLYPGSSDALIMEMPDYEIPTVQNVLIKTWQKLKRFVLGAGKTIVVVVTILSFFNSLGTDGSFGNEDSDKSVLSKAAQVITPVFGPIGVSDDNWPATVGIITGIFAKEAVVGTLNSLYSSPDNGEGAEFDLAASIEEAVMTIPENLMGLSFSDPMGIEVGDLTDIATVAEEQEVDTSIFGNLKSNFVTGHAAFSYLIFILLYTPCVAAMGAYMKEFGRKYAAFIASWTMLLAYTGAALYYNVMHFNAQPVTSASWIVGVLVVWIGTYFLLKKEGQKQMTLTEALV, encoded by the coding sequence ATGCAAACTGAATATAAAATTCTCACTGTAGGGAATCCAAACAGCGGTAAAACAACGCTATTTAATGCTTTAACCGGTGCGAAGCAACAGGTAGGAAACTGGCCTGGTGTCACCGTCGAGAAGAAAACGGGATTTCTATATCATTCGGGCAACAAATTTAGCCTAACGGACCTACCCGGTATCTACGCTCTAGATAGTGGAAATGACGCGAATAGCATTGATGAGTCCATCGCTTCACGATCTGTATTAACGCATCCAGCCGATCTTATAATTAACGTTGTAGATGCGAGTTGCTTAGAAAGAAGTTTGTATACAACGCTGCAGTTAAGAGAGCTCGGCCGACCAATGATAGTCGTGCTGAATAAGATGGATACGCTTTCCAGAGAGCGACAGGTTCTTGATGTTAAAGCACTTGAAAAGACCCTTGGTTGTCCAGTATTAACTCTTTCTGCCAACGACCAACAGCAAGTTAATAAATTTAAAGTAAAACTCCATAAAATTCTACTTCAAGGTGTGGCGCTTTCTGTCCATAACCTCGACTACGGTAATGACCTAGAACAGGCTATCGGGACTTTAGCGTTAATTTGGAATGAAGAGACCGTGTCCAGTCGTGCGCTTGCAATACGAGCGCTAGAGAACGACGCATTGATACTAAATAGTCTCACTGAAGAAGATAGAGCCAAGGTTCGTCAAACGATATTGAGTGTCGAGATTGATATCGACCTTCAAGTCGCTGATACCAAATACTCTTTTATACACAATGAACTGAAACATATCCGCAAGTCCGAAGGGAAATTGAGCCGTAGCTTTACAGAAAAAGCGGATCTGTTTATTTTAAACAAGTGGGTTGGGGTACCCTTTTTCTTTGTTGTTATGTATTTGATGTTTATGTTCTCTATCAACATTGGTAGTGCATTTATCGACTTTTTTGATATCAGCGTCGGTGCACTTCTGGTCGATGGTGGACACTACCTATTAGACGCCCATCTTCCTATTTGGCTTGTTACTTTGATTGCTGACGGTGTGGGAGGTGGTATTCAAACGGTGGCGACATTTATCCCTGTGATAGCCGCCTTGTACCTGTTCTTAGCGGTTCTTGAAAGCTCGGGTTATATGGCACGAGCGGCGTTTGTTTTAGATAAAGTCATGCAAAAAATCGGCTTGCCAGGTAAAGCGTTTGTACCGCTAGTACTCGGATTTGGCTGTAACGTACCGTCGATTATGGCCACTCGAACATTGGATCAAGAACGTGAGCGTAAACTGGCCGCATCAATGGCGCCATTTATGTCCTGTGGTGCACGCTTGCCTGTATACGCTCTTTTTGCTGCGGCTTTCTTTCCAGGCAGTGGTCAAAACGTCGTATTCGCTCTCTATATTTTGGGGATACTTGCTGCGGTTGCGACTGGGATGCTATTAAAGAAAACGCTCTACCCTGGCTCAAGTGATGCGTTGATCATGGAAATGCCCGATTATGAAATTCCAACCGTGCAAAATGTACTCATAAAAACCTGGCAGAAATTGAAGCGTTTTGTGTTGGGTGCCGGTAAGACGATTGTTGTCGTGGTGACGATATTGAGCTTCTTCAATTCGTTGGGCACAGATGGTTCATTTGGCAATGAAGACAGTGATAAATCAGTATTATCTAAAGCCGCTCAAGTCATCACTCCAGTTTTTGGACCTATTGGTGTAAGCGACGATAACTGGCCTGCAACGGTAGGTATTATTACCGGGATATTCGCTAAGGAAGCCGTCGTTGGCACCTTGAATAGTCTGTATTCTTCTCCGGATAATGGCGAGGGTGCAGAGTTTGATCTGGCCGCTAGTATTGAAGAAGCGGTAATGACAATTCCAGAAAACTTGATGGGATTGAGTTTCAGTGATCCGATGGGTATAGAGGTTGGTGACCTTACCGATATAGCGACGGTTGCGGAAGAGCAAGAAGTAGATACGAGCATTTTTGGTAATCTTAAATCCAATTTTGTTACAGGACACGCTGCATTTTCTTACCTAATTTTCATACTGCTTTATACACCTTGTGTTGCCGCAATGGGCGCGTACATGAAAGAGTTTGGTCGCAAGTATGCTGCATTTATTGCAAGCTGGACCATGTTGCTTGCCTATACTGGAGCTGCACTTTATTACAACGTTATGCACTTCAACGCGCAACCAGTAACGAGTGCCTCATGGATTGTCGGTGTTCTTGTTGTTTGGATTGGAACCTACTTCTTACTTAAGAAAGAAGGGCAGAAACAGATGACCTTAACCGAGGCATTGGTTTGA